A genomic segment from Geitlerinema sp. PCC 7407 encodes:
- a CDS encoding NADH-quinone oxidoreductase subunit K, producing MLLNLETVLEAFVFATILFGFFGTILKKNLVMKIIAMDVMSTGVIAYYVLVASRGGLLTPIFSEAPKGNYADPVPQAVILTAIVIGLSIQALMLVGVMKLSRDNPTLEVHEIERNNAP from the coding sequence ATGCTTTTAAATCTTGAAACTGTTCTAGAGGCTTTTGTATTTGCCACCATCCTGTTTGGATTTTTTGGAACCATTCTAAAAAAGAATTTGGTTATGAAAATCATTGCGATGGACGTGATGAGTACAGGGGTGATTGCCTATTACGTTCTAGTTGCTTCTCGCGGTGGTTTATTGACGCCCATTTTTTCTGAAGCTCCCAAAGGAAACTATGCTGATCCGGTTCCCCAAGCCGTCATTTTGACGGCGATCGTGATTGGTCTGTCGATTCAGGCTCTGATGCTGGTGGGCGTGATGAAGCTGTCGCGGGACAATCCCACCCTAGAAGTCCATGAAATCGAGCGGAATAATGCCCCATGA
- a CDS encoding cation:proton antiporter: protein MVSIGAKLVFTGLPWAGHDFPLLATASAENAPIVLSGVLLSLVIVYFASKLGGEVSKALDFPPVLGELIGGVLVGASALHLLVFPESGAQATDSLLMPVLQWVGGLSPEAVQEVFASQSEIVSVLAELGVIILLFEIGLESDLRELQKVGPQAAIVACVGVVVPFAAGTVGLMTLFHVSAIPAIFAGAALTATSIGITSKVLSELGQLKSREGQIIVGAAVIDDVLGIIVLAVVASLAKTGEVDVMNVIYLIISATAFLLGAILLGKFFNQAFVAIADKLQTRGKLVIPALSFAFLLAFLANAIHLEAILGAFAAGLVLDETDRRKELDQQIIPIADILVPIFFVTVGAKADLGVLNPAVPANREGLVIAAFLIVVAIIGKVVTGWAAFGQPGINRLAIGVGMIPRGEVGLVFAGIGSASGVLSKPLEAAIIAMVILTTFLAPPFLRVAFGQSGDAQGLEEPAALENEA from the coding sequence ATGGTTTCTATCGGAGCCAAATTGGTATTCACCGGGCTCCCTTGGGCAGGCCATGACTTTCCGCTGTTGGCGACGGCCTCTGCTGAAAATGCTCCTATCGTTCTGTCGGGCGTCTTGCTGAGTCTGGTGATTGTTTATTTCGCCAGCAAGCTGGGCGGAGAAGTCTCCAAAGCGCTAGATTTTCCGCCGGTTTTAGGCGAATTAATTGGTGGGGTGCTCGTCGGGGCTTCGGCGCTGCACCTGCTGGTGTTTCCCGAAAGCGGCGCCCAGGCGACGGACTCTCTGCTGATGCCCGTGCTGCAGTGGGTGGGCGGCCTCAGCCCGGAAGCTGTGCAAGAAGTTTTTGCATCGCAAAGTGAGATTGTTTCTGTCCTGGCAGAATTGGGCGTCATTATTCTGCTGTTTGAAATTGGCTTAGAGTCGGACCTGCGAGAGCTGCAAAAGGTCGGCCCTCAGGCGGCGATCGTGGCTTGTGTCGGGGTGGTTGTCCCCTTTGCGGCCGGTACGGTCGGCCTGATGACGCTGTTTCATGTGTCAGCGATTCCGGCGATCTTTGCGGGGGCGGCCCTGACGGCAACCAGCATTGGGATCACGTCGAAAGTGCTGTCGGAACTGGGCCAGCTCAAGTCTCGCGAAGGGCAAATTATTGTCGGGGCGGCTGTGATCGATGATGTGTTGGGCATCATCGTGCTGGCGGTGGTTGCCAGTCTGGCCAAAACCGGCGAAGTGGACGTGATGAATGTGATTTATCTCATCATCAGCGCCACGGCGTTCTTATTAGGCGCAATTTTGCTGGGCAAGTTCTTCAATCAGGCTTTTGTGGCGATCGCAGACAAGCTGCAAACCCGTGGCAAGCTGGTGATTCCGGCCCTGAGCTTTGCCTTTTTGCTGGCGTTTTTAGCCAATGCGATCCACCTAGAGGCGATTTTGGGCGCTTTTGCGGCGGGTCTGGTCCTCGATGAAACCGATCGCCGCAAAGAACTCGATCAGCAAATCATTCCGATCGCGGATATTTTGGTGCCGATTTTCTTTGTGACGGTGGGCGCCAAGGCCGATCTGGGCGTGCTCAATCCGGCAGTGCCCGCCAACCGCGAAGGTCTGGTCATTGCGGCGTTTCTCATTGTTGTGGCCATCATCGGCAAGGTTGTCACGGGGTGGGCAGCCTTTGGCCAACCGGGCATTAACCGTCTGGCGATCGGGGTTGGCATGATTCCCCGGGGCGAAGTCGGCCTGGTGTTTGCCGGCATCGGCTCCGCCAGCGGCGTTCTGAGCAAGCCCCTGGAAGCTGCCATTATCGCGATGGTGATTTTGACAACTTTCCTCGCGCCCCCCTTCCTGCGGGTGGCCTTTGGTCAGTCTGGAGATGCTCAAGGGCTGGAAGAGCCTGCGGCACTTGAGAACGAAGCGTAA
- a CDS encoding peroxiredoxin: MGGPQPLLDQPAPTFALPTNTGDGTLSLADYRGQWVVLYFYPRDFTPGCTLEARRFQEDLPQYLARNAQILGVSMDDVDSHAEFCDSEGLKFPLLADTDGSVSKAYGSWMGYASLRHTYLIDPEGILRETFLGVRPAIHSKEVLARLDELQKV; the protein is encoded by the coding sequence ATGGGTGGGCCCCAGCCGCTCCTGGATCAGCCAGCGCCAACTTTTGCGCTGCCCACCAACACGGGAGATGGCACCCTTAGCCTGGCTGATTACCGGGGGCAGTGGGTGGTGCTGTACTTCTATCCGCGAGACTTTACGCCTGGGTGCACCCTGGAGGCTCGGCGCTTCCAGGAAGATCTGCCCCAGTACCTGGCCCGCAATGCCCAGATTTTGGGGGTGAGCATGGATGATGTGGATTCCCACGCTGAGTTTTGCGATTCAGAGGGGCTGAAGTTTCCGCTGCTGGCCGATACCGATGGCAGCGTGAGCAAGGCCTACGGTTCGTGGATGGGCTATGCGTCTTTGCGCCACACCTACCTCATCGATCCGGAGGGCATTTTGCGCGAGACCTTCTTGGGAGTGCGGCCCGCGATTCATAGCAAGGAAGTGCTGGCTCGCCTAGATGAGTTGCAAAAGGTCTAG
- a CDS encoding shikimate kinase, giving the protein MAVTSILKGVNLYLIGMMGAGKSTVGRLLASRLGYHFFDTDALIEQATGQSVRQIFAESGEAIFRQLESQVLAQLCAQKNLLISTGGGIVTTPFNWSYLRHGVVVWLDVPVDTLYERLRRDGDRPLLQTPDPLQTLTDLLAQRERLYAQADLRLSTQPTETPEQTCDRLLTELPSILRSGPQILGEAASTNGHE; this is encoded by the coding sequence ATGGCCGTGACAAGCATTCTCAAAGGCGTCAACCTTTATCTCATTGGCATGATGGGCGCAGGCAAGTCTACCGTCGGCAGACTGCTCGCCTCTCGACTGGGATACCACTTCTTTGACACCGACGCCCTGATCGAGCAAGCCACTGGACAAAGCGTTCGCCAAATTTTTGCCGAATCCGGGGAAGCCATCTTTCGCCAGCTGGAGAGCCAAGTCCTCGCTCAGCTATGCGCCCAAAAAAATCTGCTCATCTCCACCGGCGGCGGCATTGTCACGACCCCATTTAACTGGAGCTACCTGCGCCACGGCGTCGTGGTGTGGCTAGACGTGCCCGTCGACACGCTCTACGAGCGGCTTCGGCGAGATGGAGACCGGCCCCTGCTCCAGACGCCCGATCCCCTCCAGACCCTCACAGACCTCTTGGCCCAGCGCGAGCGCCTCTACGCCCAGGCCGATCTGCGCCTGAGCACCCAGCCCACGGAAACGCCCGAGCAAACTTGCGATCGCCTGTTGACAGAGCTGCCGTCCATCCTGCGGTCTGGCCCCCAGATCTTGGGGGAAGCCGCCTCCACCAACGGCCACGAATAG
- the argB gene encoding acetylglutamate kinase translates to MLSEHEYFQQAEATRVRVLSEALPYIQQFAGRTIVVKYGGAAMKDGALKEKVIRDIVFLSCVGLRPVVVHGGGPEINSWLGKLNIEPQFKNGLRVTDAATMDVVEMVLVGRVNKEIVSLINQAGGQAVGLCGKDGNLITARPQGDEGIGFVGEVSSVNIKLLESLVSNGYIPVVSSVAADETSQAYNINADTVAGEIAAALGAEKLILLTDTAGILRDYKDPGTLIPKLDIQQARQLIDAGIVAGGMIPKVTCCVRSLAQGVKAAHILDGRIPHSLLLEIFTDAGIGSMLVASEFMSNYKR, encoded by the coding sequence ATGCTGTCGGAACATGAATACTTTCAACAGGCAGAGGCAACGCGGGTTCGCGTCCTAAGCGAAGCACTCCCCTATATTCAGCAGTTCGCGGGCCGCACCATCGTGGTCAAATACGGCGGCGCAGCGATGAAAGATGGCGCTCTCAAAGAGAAAGTCATCCGCGACATCGTGTTTTTGTCCTGCGTGGGACTGCGGCCCGTCGTCGTCCACGGCGGCGGCCCCGAGATCAATAGCTGGCTGGGCAAGCTCAACATTGAGCCTCAGTTCAAAAACGGGCTGCGGGTGACCGACGCCGCCACGATGGATGTGGTGGAAATGGTGCTGGTGGGCCGGGTCAACAAGGAAATTGTGTCCTTGATCAACCAGGCTGGCGGTCAGGCCGTGGGCCTGTGCGGCAAGGACGGCAACCTGATCACGGCTCGTCCCCAGGGCGATGAGGGAATTGGCTTTGTGGGCGAGGTCAGCAGCGTCAATATCAAGCTGCTGGAGTCGCTGGTCAGCAACGGCTACATTCCCGTGGTGTCCAGCGTGGCCGCCGATGAAACGTCCCAGGCCTACAACATCAATGCGGACACTGTTGCTGGCGAGATCGCGGCGGCCCTGGGCGCCGAAAAGCTGATTTTGCTGACGGATACGGCGGGCATTCTGCGGGACTACAAAGATCCGGGCACGCTGATTCCCAAGCTGGACATTCAGCAGGCGCGCCAGCTGATCGATGCGGGCATTGTGGCGGGGGGCATGATTCCCAAGGTGACGTGCTGCGTGCGATCGCTGGCCCAGGGAGTCAAGGCGGCTCACATTCTCGACGGTCGCATTCCCCACTCGCTGCTGCTGGAGATTTTCACCGATGCCGGGATCGGCTCCATGCTCGTGGCGTCGGAGTTTATGAGCAACTACAAGCGCTAG
- a CDS encoding GAF domain-containing protein yields MSDNWLHSPQEQSALLRRIVDRIRGSLELKVVLQTAVDEIAALLNLQRCYFFWCFEDTQRVQVVCEQLLDDGRSPLLGYYALADFGLWAEAIARGQLVGQPGTPESRSWGASPLLGESLADYLLVPVRGQDSSLGYLVCLRESSGCWLPGEVAFLQAIAQQLEIAIQHAQLYEQVHKQAQRERIVNQITSQTRQSFDLETILTQAIGQLRQALAVDRCIVHLVELEGEPDLSVNDDDSTAQDPAFRRKHLYESCHPDFPASVEDFDTHGPITQWVVQHRRRVVIANVDQDERIGPDNEEYCKAQIRSSLVVPVQTREALYAILYLNQCSRVRFWSMNDQKLAQAVADQLAVSIQQAYLYAQIRQQAAESAAQAAHLKATLQELRATQAQLIQSEKMSGLGRMVAGLAHEVNNPITFIYGNVPYIDAYLQDLVQLVKGYREACPNPPLALRALEEEVDVDFLVRDSQQILTSIRIGAERIRQIILSLRNFSRLDESHRKLVNVHEGLESTLCILRDRLERVEVVRQYGELPRVECYPKQLNQVFMNLLMNAIEALETQPGRSGQIDLRTELVMSPESHRALIRIAIADNGPGIPPDIQPKIFDPFFTTKEIGQGTGLGLAICYQTVVTQHRGSLTIQSLPGQGTEAIIELPVRLVQAIAPRQMEAQICCPDAAVSAQIS; encoded by the coding sequence TTGTCTGATAATTGGCTGCATAGCCCCCAAGAACAAAGCGCTCTGTTGCGGCGCATTGTCGATCGGATTCGCGGATCTCTAGAACTCAAGGTCGTCTTGCAGACGGCTGTTGATGAGATAGCAGCTCTACTGAATTTGCAACGCTGCTATTTTTTTTGGTGCTTTGAAGATACCCAGCGAGTGCAGGTGGTATGCGAGCAGCTGCTGGACGATGGGCGATCGCCGCTGCTGGGCTACTACGCGCTGGCGGATTTTGGGCTGTGGGCGGAGGCGATCGCCCGGGGGCAGCTGGTTGGGCAGCCCGGCACGCCAGAGAGCCGCTCCTGGGGCGCGAGCCCACTCCTGGGCGAGAGCCTAGCAGACTATCTGCTGGTGCCGGTCCGGGGCCAAGATAGCTCCCTGGGCTACCTGGTGTGCCTGCGGGAAAGCTCGGGCTGCTGGCTGCCGGGGGAGGTGGCGTTTTTGCAGGCGATCGCCCAGCAGCTCGAGATCGCCATCCAGCACGCCCAGCTCTACGAGCAGGTCCACAAGCAGGCCCAGCGCGAACGCATCGTCAACCAAATCACCAGCCAAACTCGCCAAAGCTTTGATCTCGAAACCATCTTGACCCAGGCCATTGGGCAGCTCCGGCAGGCCCTAGCGGTCGATCGCTGCATCGTGCACCTGGTGGAGCTGGAGGGGGAGCCGGATCTGTCGGTCAACGACGACGACAGCACTGCCCAAGACCCCGCTTTTCGCCGCAAGCACCTCTACGAATCCTGCCACCCAGACTTTCCGGCGTCAGTGGAGGACTTTGACACCCACGGCCCGATCACCCAGTGGGTGGTCCAGCACCGCCGCCGCGTGGTGATTGCCAATGTGGACCAAGACGAGCGCATTGGCCCCGACAACGAGGAATACTGCAAGGCCCAGATCCGCTCATCGCTGGTGGTGCCGGTGCAGACCCGCGAGGCGCTGTACGCCATCTTGTATCTCAATCAGTGCTCCCGCGTCCGGTTTTGGTCGATGAATGACCAAAAGCTGGCCCAGGCGGTGGCGGACCAGCTGGCGGTGTCGATTCAGCAGGCCTATCTCTACGCCCAAATTCGCCAGCAGGCGGCGGAAAGCGCAGCTCAGGCGGCTCACCTGAAAGCCACGCTGCAAGAGCTGCGCGCGACCCAGGCCCAGCTAATCCAGAGCGAAAAAATGTCTGGCCTGGGCCGAATGGTGGCGGGGCTGGCCCACGAGGTCAATAACCCCATCACGTTTATCTATGGCAATGTGCCCTATATCGATGCTTACCTTCAGGATTTGGTGCAGCTGGTCAAGGGATACCGGGAGGCCTGCCCGAATCCGCCGCTGGCGCTGCGAGCCCTGGAGGAAGAGGTGGACGTGGACTTTTTGGTGCGGGATTCGCAGCAGATTTTGACGTCGATTCGCATCGGGGCGGAGCGGATTCGCCAGATTATCTTGTCTCTGAGAAATTTTTCGCGCCTGGACGAATCCCACCGAAAGCTGGTGAATGTCCACGAGGGTCTAGAAAGCACGCTGTGCATTTTGCGCGATCGCCTGGAGCGCGTTGAGGTGGTGCGCCAGTACGGCGAGCTGCCCCGGGTGGAGTGCTACCCCAAGCAGCTCAACCAGGTGTTTATGAATCTGCTGATGAATGCCATCGAGGCCCTGGAGACGCAGCCGGGGCGATCGGGCCAGATTGACCTGCGGACGGAGCTGGTGATGTCCCCCGAGAGCCACCGCGCCCTGATCCGGATTGCGATCGCCGACAATGGCCCCGGGATTCCCCCCGACATCCAGCCCAAGATTTTTGACCCCTTCTTTACGACCAAGGAAATCGGTCAGGGGACGGGACTGGGCTTGGCGATCTGCTACCAGACGGTGGTCACCCAGCACCGGGGCAGCCTGACCATCCAGTCGCTGCCGGGGCAGGGAACCGAGGCGATCATTGAGCTGCCGGTGCGCTTGGTGCAGGCGATCGCCCCTCGCCAGATGGAGGCCCAGATCTGTTGTCCCGATGCCGCCGTCTCTGCCCAGATTTCCTAG
- the glgB gene encoding 1,4-alpha-glucan branching protein GlgB, with translation MALTVASEQIDRIVWNQHHDPFEVLGPHPVQHEGKNAWAVRAYLPTAEAAWVLLPEQRKEYPMQVSHHPHFFECILEVETLGNYQLRIQEGEHERVTYDAYAFRSPWLTELDTYLFAEGNHHRIYEKMGAHATEVEGVQGVHFAVWAPHARNVSVIGDFNVWDGRKHQMRRGGAGIWELFVPELKVGDRYKYEIKNNDGHIYEKSDPYGFQQEARPKTASIVADLDSYQWSDSSWMETRRHTEPLTQPVSVYEVHLGSWLHASAETPPTLPNGETEPVVIVSDYKPGARFLTYRELADRLIPYVKELGFTHVELLPIAEHPFDGSWGYQVTGYYACTSRYGTPQDFMYFVDQCHKNGIGVIVDWVPGHFPKDGHGLAFFDGTHLYEHADPRKGEHKEWGTLVFNYGRHEVRNFLVANALFWFDKYHIDGIRVDAVASMLYLDYCREPGEWLPNQYGGRENIEAADFLRQVNHVIFSYFPGALSIAEESTAWPMVSWPTYVGGLGFNLKWNMGWMHDMLDYFSMDPWFRQFHQNNVTFSIWYAFSENFMLALSHDEVVHGKSNMPGKIPGDEWQKFANLRCLYSYMYLHPGKKTLFMGMEFGQWSEWNVWGDLEWHLLQFAPHQTLKHCITKLNELYRSESAIYTQDFSQEGFEWIDCNDNRHSVVSFIRRAKDSDEFLVVVCNFTPQPHAHYRIGVPEHGFYEELFNSDSREFGGSNMGNLGGKWADEWSFHSRPYSLDLCLPPLSTLVFKLNREKTARAIAPGTDN, from the coding sequence ATGGCTCTTACCGTTGCCTCTGAGCAAATTGATCGGATTGTCTGGAACCAACATCACGATCCGTTCGAAGTGCTAGGCCCGCATCCCGTTCAGCACGAGGGCAAAAATGCCTGGGCGGTGCGCGCCTATTTACCGACGGCAGAGGCGGCTTGGGTGCTGTTGCCAGAGCAGCGCAAAGAGTACCCCATGCAGGTCAGCCACCACCCCCACTTTTTTGAGTGCATTCTGGAGGTCGAGACTCTGGGCAACTACCAGCTGCGGATCCAGGAGGGGGAGCACGAGCGGGTTACCTATGACGCCTATGCCTTTCGATCGCCGTGGCTGACAGAGCTTGACACCTATCTGTTTGCCGAGGGCAATCACCACCGAATTTACGAAAAGATGGGCGCTCATGCTACCGAAGTTGAGGGTGTGCAGGGCGTCCATTTTGCGGTTTGGGCGCCCCACGCCCGCAATGTCTCAGTCATTGGCGACTTCAATGTGTGGGATGGCCGCAAGCACCAGATGCGCCGTGGCGGTGCGGGCATTTGGGAGCTGTTTGTGCCTGAGCTGAAGGTGGGCGATCGCTACAAGTACGAGATCAAAAACAACGACGGCCACATCTACGAAAAATCCGACCCCTACGGCTTCCAGCAAGAAGCGCGGCCCAAAACTGCCTCCATCGTGGCGGACCTCGACTCCTACCAGTGGAGCGACAGCAGCTGGATGGAAACCCGTCGCCACACCGAGCCCCTCACTCAGCCCGTCTCGGTCTACGAAGTTCACCTCGGCTCCTGGCTCCACGCCTCCGCCGAGACGCCTCCTACCCTGCCCAATGGCGAGACGGAGCCCGTCGTCATCGTTTCAGACTACAAGCCGGGCGCGCGCTTTTTGACCTACCGCGAGCTTGCCGATCGCCTGATCCCCTACGTCAAAGAGCTGGGCTTTACCCACGTCGAGCTTTTGCCGATCGCGGAGCACCCCTTTGACGGCTCCTGGGGCTACCAAGTGACGGGCTACTATGCATGCACCTCGCGCTATGGCACCCCTCAGGACTTCATGTATTTCGTCGACCAGTGCCACAAGAACGGCATCGGCGTGATCGTGGACTGGGTGCCCGGCCACTTCCCCAAGGATGGCCACGGCCTCGCCTTCTTTGACGGTACACACCTCTATGAGCACGCCGACCCCCGCAAGGGCGAGCACAAGGAGTGGGGCACCCTGGTCTTTAACTACGGTCGCCACGAAGTGCGCAACTTCCTGGTGGCCAACGCGCTGTTCTGGTTCGACAAGTACCACATCGACGGCATTCGGGTGGACGCCGTGGCCTCCATGCTCTATCTGGACTACTGCCGAGAGCCGGGCGAGTGGCTGCCCAACCAGTACGGCGGTCGCGAAAACATCGAGGCAGCGGATTTCCTGCGCCAGGTCAACCACGTCATTTTCAGCTATTTTCCCGGCGCTCTGTCGATCGCCGAGGAGTCTACCGCGTGGCCCATGGTGTCTTGGCCGACCTATGTCGGGGGCCTGGGCTTCAACTTGAAGTGGAATATGGGCTGGATGCACGACATGCTGGACTACTTCAGCATGGACCCTTGGTTCCGCCAGTTCCACCAAAACAACGTCACCTTCAGCATTTGGTACGCCTTCAGCGAAAACTTTATGCTGGCGCTCTCCCACGACGAGGTGGTCCACGGCAAGAGCAACATGCCGGGCAAGATTCCCGGGGATGAGTGGCAAAAATTTGCCAATCTCCGCTGCCTCTACAGCTACATGTACCTCCACCCCGGCAAGAAGACGCTGTTTATGGGGATGGAGTTTGGGCAGTGGAGCGAGTGGAATGTCTGGGGAGACCTAGAGTGGCACCTGCTGCAGTTTGCCCCTCACCAGACCCTCAAGCACTGCATCACCAAGCTCAATGAGCTGTACCGCAGCGAATCGGCGATCTACACCCAGGACTTTTCCCAAGAGGGCTTTGAGTGGATCGACTGTAACGACAATCGCCACAGCGTGGTGTCATTTATTCGACGGGCCAAGGATTCGGATGAGTTTTTGGTGGTGGTGTGCAACTTCACGCCTCAGCCCCACGCGCACTATCGGATCGGCGTGCCAGAGCACGGCTTCTATGAGGAGCTCTTTAATAGCGACTCGCGGGAGTTTGGGGGCAGCAATATGGGGAATCTGGGCGGCAAGTGGGCGGATGAGTGGTCGTTCCACAGCCGGCCTTACTCGCTGGATCTGTGCTTGCCACCGCTCTCGACGCTGGTATTTAAGCTAAATCGCGAGAAAACCGCCCGCGCGATCGCCCCTGGCACTGACAACTAG
- a CDS encoding Tfp pilus assembly protein FimT/FimU translates to MKQGHLGPLKPSTGGFTVLEILVVLIMIGILSAIAAPAWLAFVNGQRLATSQEALYRAMQSAQSNAKRDKRTWQVSIREVTASGKPTVQWAVHPRQRGVFIPSGVQWNDLPPNVEVFKGPNSRNAYETTLDSPGVRTLEGPWRVQFNYHGNTNGQLGQITLTTGGKLRCVTVSTLIGTLRLGKENARPRDDKFCY, encoded by the coding sequence ATGAAACAGGGGCATTTGGGTCCGTTGAAGCCTTCAACGGGCGGGTTTACCGTGCTCGAAATTTTGGTCGTTTTGATCATGATTGGCATTCTGAGCGCGATCGCGGCTCCTGCATGGCTGGCATTTGTCAATGGCCAGCGTCTTGCTACAAGCCAGGAAGCTCTCTATCGCGCGATGCAAAGTGCCCAAAGCAACGCCAAGCGCGACAAGCGTACCTGGCAAGTCAGTATTCGCGAAGTCACAGCCAGCGGCAAACCCACGGTGCAGTGGGCCGTTCATCCTCGGCAGCGGGGCGTTTTTATTCCCAGCGGTGTCCAGTGGAACGACCTGCCGCCCAATGTCGAAGTCTTCAAAGGCCCCAACAGCCGCAATGCCTACGAAACGACCCTCGACAGCCCTGGAGTCCGGACTCTAGAGGGGCCATGGCGCGTCCAGTTCAACTACCACGGCAACACCAACGGCCAGCTCGGGCAGATCACGCTGACCACAGGCGGTAAACTTCGCTGCGTCACCGTTTCGACCCTGATTGGCACACTGCGCCTCGGCAAAGAGAATGCCCGCCCTCGCGACGACAAGTTTTGCTACTAG
- a CDS encoding prepilin-type N-terminal cleavage/methylation domain-containing protein, whose amino-acid sequence MDSLQFIRFINCFRSSRSTSCASKSLDVGHRLQSPMRQQSGFTLLEVLVVVIMIGILSAIAAPSWLAFVNRQRVASVNEEVFSNLQEAQRRAKLTKRIYNVSFRVDTANKRPQVALYPAQTTNITSLWKNLGSSREIRPGQVTFYTNLDTAANSVDDLDYAPSAVKTVSFDPFGALAGDADIGSNGIVLAVAVPDGQDYTTPLNGTKRCVIIRTILGSMQSSNDPAICSTP is encoded by the coding sequence ATGGACAGCTTGCAGTTTATCCGGTTTATCAATTGCTTTCGGAGCTCTAGATCGACCTCTTGTGCCTCTAAATCTTTGGACGTTGGTCATCGACTTCAATCTCCAATGCGCCAGCAATCAGGTTTCACGCTGCTAGAAGTTTTGGTTGTTGTGATTATGATTGGCATTCTGAGCGCGATCGCAGCTCCGAGCTGGTTGGCTTTTGTGAACCGTCAACGAGTGGCCTCTGTTAATGAAGAGGTGTTTAGCAATCTCCAAGAAGCACAAAGACGGGCCAAGCTAACTAAGCGAATTTATAACGTCAGCTTCCGAGTAGATACTGCGAATAAGCGTCCCCAAGTAGCGCTGTATCCAGCACAGACGACAAATATCACTAGTCTTTGGAAAAACCTTGGTTCATCACGAGAAATCCGCCCTGGGCAAGTGACGTTTTACACAAACCTTGATACTGCTGCGAACTCAGTAGATGACCTCGACTATGCCCCCAGTGCTGTCAAAACAGTTAGCTTTGATCCATTTGGAGCTTTGGCTGGGGATGCTGATATTGGATCAAACGGTATTGTGCTGGCTGTGGCGGTTCCGGATGGCCAAGACTACACAACACCGCTGAATGGCACTAAGCGCTGTGTCATCATTCGGACGATTTTGGGTTCAATGCAGTCTAGCAACGATCCAGCTATATGTAGTACGCCCTGA
- the hpsC gene encoding hormogonium polysaccharide secretion pseudopilin HpsC, which translates to MKLISWIFCQAIRGKSKRDSQQGFTLLELLVAMILASIVIGSLLTFMLSILNTDRREQAKSASEQEIQAALEYISRDLQQALYVYDSSALTANHSTTPATSGIADQIPPVKAAPGCNTTEHNCTPVLAFWKRKLIDDVIPTDADDCDATPPVEGCDDAFVYSLVVYYKITDKAGTPSTWSKAARVGRFEIHDVATDFNGVALTEPARALASPGFAKFNPREADTLQTSMNSWVSGLATGAQYPDVTVLVDYIEQTQADSFQASVVANSNNSLVDVQLRGNALQRLQANASFNPNNSAFFPREKMRIQGRGLIGQ; encoded by the coding sequence ATGAAACTGATTTCTTGGATTTTTTGTCAAGCAATTAGGGGAAAGTCAAAGCGTGATTCTCAGCAGGGCTTTACTTTGCTAGAGCTCTTGGTTGCGATGATCTTGGCCAGCATTGTGATCGGTTCGCTTCTGACTTTTATGCTGAGCATTCTCAATACCGATCGCCGTGAGCAAGCTAAGTCTGCTTCGGAACAAGAAATTCAAGCAGCGCTCGAATATATTTCGCGGGATCTTCAGCAAGCGCTCTATGTTTATGACAGCAGTGCTCTAACAGCGAATCACAGCACTACTCCAGCCACTTCGGGTATCGCTGATCAGATTCCCCCCGTAAAAGCAGCGCCAGGTTGCAATACTACCGAGCATAACTGCACGCCAGTCTTAGCTTTTTGGAAGCGTAAGCTGATTGACGACGTGATTCCAACAGATGCTGATGACTGTGATGCTACTCCACCAGTTGAAGGCTGCGATGATGCATTTGTCTACTCTTTGGTGGTCTATTACAAAATCACAGATAAAGCAGGGACCCCTAGTACTTGGTCAAAGGCCGCTAGAGTCGGCAGATTCGAAATACATGATGTGGCCACGGATTTTAACGGTGTAGCTCTGACTGAACCAGCAAGGGCTTTGGCCAGTCCAGGATTCGCAAAATTCAACCCCAGAGAGGCTGATACGCTTCAAACAAGTATGAACTCTTGGGTCTCAGGACTGGCAACGGGCGCGCAGTATCCTGATGTGACTGTTCTTGTAGACTATATCGAGCAGACGCAAGCGGATTCTTTCCAGGCCTCAGTTGTTGCAAACAGCAACAACTCCCTGGTGGATGTTCAACTGCGTGGCAATGCACTCCAGCGCTTGCAGGCCAATGCTTCTTTTAACCCCAACAATTCAGCTTTCTTCCCTCGTGAGAAGATGCGAATTCAAGGACGTGGATTGATTGGTCAGTAG